Sequence from the Candidatus Binataceae bacterium genome:
GCCACCGCCAGCGGGGGCGAGCGCAAAAAGGCGAGCCGGGCGGAGGCAGTGGCAGGATTGAGGTCGAAACTGGGAGCCAAGGCCTGCAAGCGGGCGGGAAATACCTCTCCCGGCGCGAGCGGCGAGCTGATTTCCGCCATCATCCCTGGTTTCAGGCGACGGGCCTGATCGATCGGCACGGTGGCCTGGACGTAGATGCTGGAAGGATCAATCAGATCAACCAGCGGATCGAGGTAGGCAACGATCTGACCATTGCTGACCAGGCGCTTGGCCACCACCGCCGCTTGCGGAACCACCACTGGCACGCCCGCATCGGAGGCAAAGCGTTTGATCGTGCGCGCCAGTTGCGCGGCCGAGGCCGGATCCAGCTTGCGCGCCACGCCCAGGCCTGCTTGGGCCGCTAGATCTTCCTGATTGATCACCTGGGCCACGATTTGCCCCCGCCGCACCCGGTCGCCACTTTGCAGTTCTAGCCCCTGGACCATCCCTGCGCACGGTGCGCGCAGGGTAACATGTCGCAAGGCCTGGGTCAGTCCCAGCAGCCGCGTGCTCTGCTGGATCGGCGCCCGCGTAACCCGCGCCGCCGATACCGCCATCACGGGCACCGAGGCCACATTACCAGCCGTGCTAGAGTCCTCCGAGCGAGCGCACCCCAACACCGCGATCGCCAGCGCACCGAGCGCCGGCGCACACCAGCGCGAGCACCTCCGTGGCCGAGAGTCGCTCACGGCTGGGCCACGATCAGTTGGCCCTCGATGCTGGCCAACCGTTGCGCGAACACTTGCTGGATGCGGCTGAGCTTCATCTGTTCCGCCTGATTGTAGGCATCCAGCACTTCCAGCAAGGTGGTGTTGCCGCCACCCAGAAAACGGGTCCAATACAACGCGAAGGCGTTGGTCGCAGTGGGTAGCGCATGGGCCAGCATCGCTAGCTCCTCGCTCGCCTGCTGGTAGCGCAGACGCGCATCGGCCAAGCGCTGCTTAAGATCGATCTCGATCTGATGTTGCTGGGCTAGCGCCGCCATCCGGCGCGCCTTGGCCTGATTGACGTGCGCGCGGATCAGGCCGCCTTCAAAGATCGGCACCGTCACCAGGCCGTCGTAGGAAGCCCCCAGGTTGTGAGCCACCGTATGCGGCGGGTTGACTCCGAGAAAGCCGCTGGTGAGAGCCAGGCTGAAGGTCGGATAGGCTTCGGCACGCGCCGCCGTAACTTCCTGCTGCGCTGCGTTGACTCGGCGCTGAGCCGCCACCAGAAGCGGATTGCGCTCGATGTCGTCGCCCGGAGGTGGGGGCGGCGCGGTGATATCGGCAATTCCGATATCGGTCTGATCGAAATCGCCCATCAACGCGCCCAGTACTACCGAGGCGCGCTGGCGCGCCGCGCGCGCGCCGACCAGGGAGAGCTCGGCGGCGTTGCGCGCATTTTGGATTTTCAACACATCGCTTACGATCGCCCGTCCGTTGCGCTGCAGCGCGATGACGATAGTAACGTACTGATCCAGCCGGTGCAGACTGGCCTTGAGCTCGGTTTCAATTTGGCTGGTTTGCAGCAGATTGTAATAGGCCAAACTAGCATCGAACACCACCTGTGCGCGCGCCGCCGCCATTCCCATCGCAGCGGCCTGGCTGGCATAGCGCGCGGCTCGGTAGCGCGCCAGCCGCTGCCCACCGTCAAAGGCGGTATAAGTCAGCACCAACATGGTGTCCGATTGGCCGCTATTGGTAATAATCGGACTGTAGCCAGGCGCCTGATAATACTCGGTGTCGTATTCCAGGTTGGGCAGCAGCGGAGCACGCGCTACGTCGACATTCGCGGCGCCCAGTTGCTGTTGCGCGCTCGCCGATTCCATCGCCGGCGTAAACTTCAGCGCCCGCTCGATCACCTCGTTCAGAGTCAGGTTCTGCGCACCTGCGCTCGAGGCTCCCAGCAGCAGGCCGGCTAGCATCAGAGTCGAAACGCGCAGGCCCTGAGCCGTTCTCCTGCCCGCTGCCAGCCGTGGTTGACCAAACTTGAAAAGACCCATCCCAAGGTTGCCAGCCATGGGATAAGAAGTAGCAGGGGTGCGAACCTAAACCTAATTAACAAATATTTATGTTCGAGCCGCTCAGCGGCAGCCGCACCTCGACCTCGCACCCGCCCTCGGCGCGCTGGCGGGCGACAACAGTACCATGATGCAGCGAGACGATTTCGCGGCACAGCGCCAAGCCCAAACCGCTGCCGGCCGCCTTGGTATTGGGGCTGGTGAAGAAGGGATCGAAGATGCGCTCGGCTTCACCCGTCATCAAGCCTGGTCCGTTGTCACATACCGCCAGCCGGGCAAACTGCCCTTCGCGACTGGTCACCAACTCGATCGCGCCCCGCTCGGGGGTGAACTTGATCGCGTTATCAAGCAGGTTTAGCATCACGCGCTCCAAATCGCGGCGGCTGCCGCGCACCGGCAATTCACCGTCGGTGCATACGCTGATCCGTTGGCGGCGAGCGGCAGCTAGCGGCTGCGCGCGATAGGCAACCGCAACCACCAGGGCAGCCATATCCAGGATGTCGGAGGTGGCAGTGTAAGCCGCATCCAGGCGCGCCAGCGCCAAAAGATCCTCGGCCGTGGCGCAGAGTTTTTCCACTTCCGCCAGCGCTTCCTCCATCGCCAGGCGGCTTTCCTGCACGCTGCGCGGGCGGCGCAGTGATACTTCAAGCCCGCTGCGAGCGACGGTCAGGGGTGTTCGCAATTCGTGGGCCGCTTCTGAAATAAAGCGTCGCTGCGCGG
This genomic interval carries:
- a CDS encoding efflux RND transporter periplasmic adaptor subunit, translating into MASVPVMAVSAARVTRAPIQQSTRLLGLTQALRHVTLRAPCAGMVQGLELQSGDRVRRGQIVAQVINQEDLAAQAGLGVARKLDPASAAQLARTIKRFASDAGVPVVVPQAAVVAKRLVSNGQIVAYLDPLVDLIDPSSIYVQATVPIDQARRLKPGMMAEISSPLAPGEVFPARLQALAPSFDLNPATASARLAFLRSPPLAVAGIAVEVTIVTETVSQAVVIPKAALFESAGTRSYYVFVDQNQIARRTTIVPGVRQDDLVEVRSGLRPGQIVITSGGYALSDGLKVRATIEPDNGAASKLMAPAAQTGARRPVAKPGDQ
- a CDS encoding HAMP domain-containing sensor histidine kinase, with amino-acid sequence MSLRLRLTLYWAIVTAAILLGAGSLILGYFSREMWGTLDRALLEEADTAAHALSQASPREAQAILNGLSVETDLGPGRRVRLSAPRRVWFDRGAAATRPPAGWPLVPTGVIASGVDGRSRFAVVPLQFQAQPAWLQDGIDAAPVAATVARLRRTLLLVLPLILGLCVAGGYWLSARALAPIRGLAAALVRIGPNDLRERLPQPATKDELRRLVDSINQLLTRLERASAAQRRFISEAAHELRTPLTVARSGLEVSLRRPRSVQESRLAMEEALAEVEKLCATAEDLLALARLDAAYTATSDILDMAALVVAVAYRAQPLAAARRQRISVCTDGELPVRGSRRDLERVMLNLLDNAIKFTPERGAIELVTSREGQFARLAVCDNGPGLMTGEAERIFDPFFTSPNTKAAGSGLGLALCREIVSLHHGTVVARQRAEGGCEVEVRLPLSGSNINIC
- a CDS encoding TolC family protein, translated to MGLFKFGQPRLAAGRRTAQGLRVSTLMLAGLLLGASSAGAQNLTLNEVIERALKFTPAMESASAQQQLGAANVDVARAPLLPNLEYDTEYYQAPGYSPIITNSGQSDTMLVLTYTAFDGGQRLARYRAARYASQAAAMGMAAARAQVVFDASLAYYNLLQTSQIETELKASLHRLDQYVTIVIALQRNGRAIVSDVLKIQNARNAAELSLVGARAARQRASVVLGALMGDFDQTDIGIADITAPPPPPGDDIERNPLLVAAQRRVNAAQQEVTAARAEAYPTFSLALTSGFLGVNPPHTVAHNLGASYDGLVTVPIFEGGLIRAHVNQAKARRMAALAQQHQIEIDLKQRLADARLRYQQASEELAMLAHALPTATNAFALYWTRFLGGGNTTLLEVLDAYNQAEQMKLSRIQQVFAQRLASIEGQLIVAQP